The DNA segment TATCGCAAAAGTGGGACTTTCATTGTGAAAAGATGGTGCAACAAGCGTTTCCCGCTGATCGAGATTTAGTCGATCTGCAAGCGGAAAGTTATTTAGGCACCGCCTTGCGTGATGAGCATGACCAAGTAATTGGCATTTTGTCCGTGATGCACATCGGTCCGATTCCCGATCCCCAACGCGCGGCCGAAATTCTACGCGTGTTTGCCGCGCGGGCATCGGCTGAACTGTCCCGGAAGCAAGCTAGCCTCGCGTTAGAGCAACTTAATCAAGCGCTCGAAATTAAGGTGCAAGCGCGGACGGTCAAGTTGCAGGAACGCGAGCAGTTTCTGCAAACGGTGTTGGATGCATTTCCATTAGCGATTTTTTGGAAGGATCGAAATTCGGTTTATCTCGGCTGTAACAGCTACTTTCTGAAAGATGCGGGCTTAACTTCGATTCAAGATGTGGTGGGAAAAACTGATTTTGACTTGCCGTGGGGCCAAACAGAGGCCGAGTTGTATCGGGCGGATGATCATGCTGTGATGGAGTCAGCAACGCCAAAACTTGGGATTATTGAATCACAGCTACAGGGGACGGGCCAGCGGATCTGGCTCGAGACGAATAAAATTCCACTTTATGATGTGCATTCAAACATTATCGGTGTGATGGGGACGTACCAAGACATCACGGCCCGGCAGCAAGCGGAAGAGTCCCTGCGTGAGTTATCAGTGCGACTGGACTTAGCTGTGGGTTCGGCGGATATTGGCATCTGGGATTGGGATATTGTCCATGACCAAATGTTTTGGGATCAACGGATGCATGAACTATATGGCTTTGTATCCGCGGATTGGCTCGATGGTTTTACAACGATCTATGCCGCTTGGTTGCATCAGTTGCATCCTGACGATCGAGCCGCCGCTGATTTGATTTCTCGGCAGGCGCTCAACGGGGAGTGTGATTATGATACGGAATTCCGCATCATGCATCCAGGTGGATCAGTCCGGTTTATTAAAGCCACTGCCGTTGTACAACGTGATTCAGAGGGTAAGCCCCAGCGCATGGTGGGCATTAACTACGATATTACAGAGCATCAGCAAGCCGCCGTGCAACTCAAACAAATTAATGAAGAATTAATCCGGGCGACGCGGTTGAAAGACGAGTTTTTAGCGAATATGAGTCATGAGTTGCGGACGCCGCTGAATGCCATTCTGGGGCTGGCCGAAAGTTTGCAAGAAGGGATATTTGGGACGTTAAATGAGTCGCAATTGAAGGGGGTGCAAACGATCGGGAATAGTGGGGAACATTTGCTGGAACTGATTAACGATATTTTAGATTTGGCCAAAATTGAAGCGGGGCAAATCGAGTTAGATTGCTCACAGGTTGCCCTCGGTCCCTTGTGCCAAGCAAGTTTGGTGTTTGTTAAACAGCAAGCATTTCGCAAAGGGATTCAACTAGAAAGTCACTTCCCGCATCAATCATGGCATTTATGGGTTGATGCCCGCCGCATTCGACAAGTATTAATCAATCTATTAACGAATGCGGTGAAATTTACGCCAGAAGATGGACGCGTGACTTTAGCCGTATCAATTGAATCGCCATCGCGGGATGATTGTCGAGTTGATACCACCGCCTTTTCCGGCGAGGTGCCTCACTTATCGGCCCAGCGACTGCGCATTATGGTGACCGATACTGGGATTGGTATTTCCCCGGCCCAGGTGAACAAACTATTTCAGCCGTTTATCCAAGTTGATAGTGCCTTAAACCGTAAGTATGAGGGGACGGGGTTAGGCTTAGCGTTAGTGAAGCGAATTGTGGAACTTCATGGCGGATCAGTCTCGGTGACCAGCGAAGTGGGAGTGGGTAGTTGTTTTATCGTCGATTTGCCCTGCGTGATCGAGCCGATCAGTACCCGCAAATCGGACCCAGTAGATGTGACTGATCGACAAAATCGCGAGCTGACGCATCCGCTGAGGCCGACCGCCGGGGCGTTAATTTTATTGGCTGAGGATAATCCGTCGAATGTGGAGACATTAGTCGGTTATCTCGAGGCGAAGGGGTACCGCCTCTTGATTGCCAACAATGGGAAGGATGTAATTACGCTTGTCCAAACCGAGTCGCCTGATGTCGTGCTGATGGATATTCAGATGCCGGAAATTGATGGGCTAGAGGCCATTCGCCGCATTCGTCGGATGGCTAAGGGGAAAGATTTACCCATCATTGCCCTGACCGCCTTGGCGATGCATGGCGATCGTGAACGGTGTTTGGCCGCGGGGGCCAATGAATATCTGAGTAAACCGGTTAAGTTAAAGCAATTGTCGGTTCTGATTCGCCAGTTTGTGGGGGCCTAAGGTGTTGAGCTTAATCGGTTTCCCCTTGGAGGATCTGGGTTAAGGTGACATGTAACTGGGCGACATTCGGATCGCGTTCGATCGCCTCATAATATTTCAAGGCATTGCCTTTGTCCGTGGGATGGACGGCGACGAGTTGAGTCACTTGTTCTAAATAGCGGACCGCGATATCGGCGGTAATCGGGGATTTCTTATTGCCAACGGCTTCGTCAACTTCCGCGATCAGCCCTGACATCGGTCTGAGCCATTGGAACCATTCATGGTTGAGCACGAGGCCAAAGAACTCCATGTTATTGGCAATGCGTCCGTTGGCTTGCTCGTAGGTGATTTTCTCGGCGTCTAACAATGCTTTGTGTAGCCGTAGGAGGCCCATCCGGACTTGCTTAAGTTGTTCGATTGCCGTATCCGGTGAAAAAGCACTCGCAGTCATGGTGAAGGTAAGGGCCAGAAAAGTTAACGGTTTCTATCTTAGCTTGTCCGTTTCAACCTTGATGTCTGCCAAATGTGGATATGTCTGCTAGAGGTGGACATTGTGGGCAGTGCAATTATGACTTCTCTCCCAAACCGCAAGGAAATGTGTCAAGATCGTCAACTGTTGAGTTGATCCCTCCGTCACCGCGTTATGACTTTCTCTGCTGCAATTCGAGCCCTTCAGCGCTTACCCCTCACCGATGAACTGCTCAATAAGTTAGACCAGCAGCGATTACTGAAACTCACGGGGTTGGGGCGTTTACCCAAAGGGATTGTGGCTTCGACCTTGGCGCAAGCACAATCGCGCCCCTTACTGGTCATTACTGCCACCCTCGAAGAAGCCGGTCGCTGGGCCGCACAGCTCGAAGTCATGGGGTGGGAGACGATGCATTTCTATCCCACCTCTGAGGCTTCTCCCTATGAGCCATTTGATCCAGAGGCGGAGATGGTATGGGGCCAGTTGCAAGTTTTGGCCGATCTAACGGGATTGCGATCGCCAACGGCAGCGGCAGACGACGACTATAAACCGTTGGCGATTGTGGCCACGGAACGGGCATTGCAACCACATTTGCCGCCGCGCGATCAGTTTCTGCCTTACTGTATGCATTTGACGAAGGGCACCGAGATTAATCCCCGTGAAATGGGGCGATCGCTGGCGCGGTTAGGCTATGAAAAAGCCACATTGGTGGAATCCGAAGGGCAGTGGAGTCAGCGCGGCGACATTATTGACGTGTTTCCGGTCGCGTCGGAATTGCCGGTACGGGTGGAGCTGTTTGGGGACGAAATGGAATTGATTCGGGAGTTTGACCCGACAACGCAGCGCTCCCTTGATCGCATTGAGCAGTTAGTTCTGACGCCGACGAGTTTTAGTCCAATTATTGAGTCGGCAATTCGGGCTGATAAGGTGGACGCCTTAACGCCCTACCTATCGGCGGAAGAGCAGGAGCAATTTGCGGACGGTCAGTCGCTGGAGGGCATGCGACGGTTTCTGGGAATTGCGTTTGACCAACCCGCTTCGCTGTTAGATTATCTCGCTGAGAATACGTTAATTGCGGTCGATGAGCCAGCGGTTTGTCAGCCCCATAGTGAACGCTGGTACGAGCATGTGGAAGAGCAGTGGCATGCCGCGGAGCCGACATATCCGCCAACGCATTTGCAGTTTGATGCCTGCCGGGCTGAGTTAGCCCGATTTTTGCAGGTATCGTTATCCGAAATCGCTGAAGCCGAAAGTGGGATGAACTTAGCGAGTCGTCCGGTGGGGGCGGTGCCGC comes from the Romeriopsis navalis LEGE 11480 genome and includes:
- a CDS encoding PAS domain S-box protein; the protein is MSNPKTAFTAVEWDAAIIQDLVMVSPELPLVAALTQMPTIQAVANSPPSTDCLVVQENHQIVGLLTSQDIIRLVSQDRRSFEHLRLREVMVAPVITLCKAALTDLTSVTELFQQHPMTHLPIVDEQNGCVGLVTPDSLNQASLMHQLQRSQRQQDVIADITLRVLQHTGVEEIAKAIVQEVRALMVADRVLVYQFDADMNGTIVAESVLESWTACLNIQITDTCFQLNQGGMYLDGYVSQVTDILTADLTTCHRQLLEQFQVRANLVVPILLPVTGSSDRAGPSLWGLLIVHQCSGPRTWNRYDIQLLQQLSAQLAIALQQVTAYQQLQDELQARQQAEWGQHAIEARYRSIYEQAAVGFANGSLKGAVLDVNPRFCEMLGYSRAELLTKSVRELSHDDEHRPMLQQMQMLLNDEIPYFFQEKRYRRKDGSWFWSNTGISLVRDNTGKPQQTLAVIRDITDRKQAEMQLQKLISGTAATTGQDFFPALVSHIAAALNVTYALVTELDGDRLFSLAFWGHGALQPQLVYPLAGTPCEAVSQKWDFHCEKMVQQAFPADRDLVDLQAESYLGTALRDEHDQVIGILSVMHIGPIPDPQRAAEILRVFAARASAELSRKQASLALEQLNQALEIKVQARTVKLQEREQFLQTVLDAFPLAIFWKDRNSVYLGCNSYFLKDAGLTSIQDVVGKTDFDLPWGQTEAELYRADDHAVMESATPKLGIIESQLQGTGQRIWLETNKIPLYDVHSNIIGVMGTYQDITARQQAEESLRELSVRLDLAVGSADIGIWDWDIVHDQMFWDQRMHELYGFVSADWLDGFTTIYAAWLHQLHPDDRAAADLISRQALNGECDYDTEFRIMHPGGSVRFIKATAVVQRDSEGKPQRMVGINYDITEHQQAAVQLKQINEELIRATRLKDEFLANMSHELRTPLNAILGLAESLQEGIFGTLNESQLKGVQTIGNSGEHLLELINDILDLAKIEAGQIELDCSQVALGPLCQASLVFVKQQAFRKGIQLESHFPHQSWHLWVDARRIRQVLINLLTNAVKFTPEDGRVTLAVSIESPSRDDCRVDTTAFSGEVPHLSAQRLRIMVTDTGIGISPAQVNKLFQPFIQVDSALNRKYEGTGLGLALVKRIVELHGGSVSVTSEVGVGSCFIVDLPCVIEPISTRKSDPVDVTDRQNRELTHPLRPTAGALILLAEDNPSNVETLVGYLEAKGYRLLIANNGKDVITLVQTESPDVVLMDIQMPEIDGLEAIRRIRRMAKGKDLPIIALTALAMHGDRERCLAAGANEYLSKPVKLKQLSVLIRQFVGA